In a genomic window of Nodosilinea sp. E11:
- a CDS encoding MFS transporter: protein MISFWRQRVKQWLPNFDHRVWILAAGRLLSQVGIGFTLFYAPIFFTTQVGLSATQVGLGIGLGSLAGMGGRFLGGSLADSPNWGRRPTLLASALVSAGADGVLLLANDFSIFLVGNLLMGFGVGLYWPAAESVAADITTSEQRNEAYALVRLADNLGLGVGVVAGGALISLTGAYRALFAIDGVTFLLFFAIIYFAIAETRPAGNGARSLLQGWGRALRDTNLMVYAAVNVLFTGYLAQIQSTLPLYLNRFAGGEQAVSEGTLSLLFTGHVVLAAIAQLPVARWLNRYSQVQGLMVSALLWGLSFALVWQAGLGEYPVVWGGLALGIMALAMVAYTPIGSALVAALAPEALRGVYLSVNSMCWAVGYLIGPPVGGWALDQGAATAHSFWLGLAATVVPALGVLAWLDRRLQRRGL, encoded by the coding sequence GCGCGTTAAGCAGTGGCTGCCCAACTTCGACCACCGGGTGTGGATTTTAGCGGCGGGGCGGCTGCTATCTCAGGTTGGCATTGGCTTTACGCTGTTCTACGCGCCAATTTTTTTTACCACCCAGGTGGGGCTGAGCGCTACCCAGGTGGGCCTGGGCATTGGCCTGGGGTCGCTGGCGGGTATGGGGGGGCGGTTTTTGGGCGGGTCGTTGGCCGACTCGCCCAACTGGGGCCGGCGACCAACGCTGCTGGCCTCGGCTCTGGTGTCGGCGGGGGCCGACGGGGTGCTGCTGCTGGCCAACGATTTCTCGATTTTTTTGGTCGGCAACCTGCTGATGGGCTTTGGGGTAGGGCTCTACTGGCCCGCCGCCGAGTCGGTGGCCGCCGACATTACCACCTCCGAGCAGCGCAACGAAGCCTATGCCCTGGTGCGCCTGGCCGACAATCTGGGCCTCGGGGTGGGGGTGGTGGCCGGGGGGGCACTGATTTCGCTCACCGGGGCCTACCGGGCGCTGTTTGCCATCGACGGCGTTACGTTTCTGCTGTTCTTTGCAATTATCTACTTCGCCATCGCCGAGACGCGCCCGGCGGGCAATGGGGCGCGATCGCTGCTGCAAGGCTGGGGCCGCGCCCTACGGGACACCAACCTGATGGTCTATGCCGCCGTCAACGTGCTGTTTACCGGCTATCTGGCTCAAATTCAAAGCACTCTGCCCCTCTATCTCAATCGCTTTGCCGGGGGCGAGCAAGCAGTCAGCGAGGGCACCCTGAGCCTGCTGTTTACGGGTCACGTGGTGCTGGCGGCGATCGCCCAATTGCCCGTCGCCCGCTGGCTCAACCGCTATAGCCAGGTCCAGGGACTAATGGTGTCGGCCCTGCTGTGGGGGCTGAGCTTTGCCCTGGTCTGGCAGGCGGGACTGGGGGAGTACCCCGTGGTCTGGGGTGGTCTGGCCCTGGGGATCATGGCCCTAGCCATGGTGGCCTATACGCCCATTGGCTCGGCCCTAGTGGCGGCCCTGGCCCCCGAGGCGCTGCGAGGGGTTTACCTGTCGGTGAATTCGATGTGCTGGGCTGTGGGTTATTTGATCGGCCCGCCGGTGGGGGGCTGGGCCTTAGACCAAGGGGCGGCCACGGCCCATAGCTTTTGGCTAGGGTTGGCGGCCACGGTGGTGCCCGCCCTGGGGGTGCTGGCCTGGCTCGACCGCCGGCTCCAGCGGCGGGGTCTTTAG